The following coding sequences lie in one Arachis stenosperma cultivar V10309 chromosome 5, arast.V10309.gnm1.PFL2, whole genome shotgun sequence genomic window:
- the LOC130982109 gene encoding uncharacterized protein LOC130982109 isoform X2 produces the protein MEKESDLDDILNYRSAAEYAMRELLSGCSAPNNGRMHIDIPTEKSSIDDHAVKSRGWLNWLSRGMLGAGGTDDSSQFSGVVSFDVEDISEATEFHPVVSSSLDIATKHELCTLALKIAINQISTTLRSKRYGKAIAEIILEGGIVESKLYKEHGVFLSKFKFAKVVLPNSQEVIVHIRRPFIENNTSDIDDHACSIQVDFSSDGDTAMSVKGVLQQIQVMFDGSIFLNLLEFYDVFTTFKFHNERVLLSLNEMKNDNARLLSKAEYVFANNKKVMWEITIFDVSVNIPWRNTAAKYCNLLMNSRSLCLKSTENLESFSSNDEDHQPYCVKSFLNSISASDICIGIQLQDLYNYFDVRLDDFQITLIGSDQSEKVSILQKLSATFFLASCVIPDESILKQLEVYVFIAPFKAHFSPSIYGAILELITYQGTLHLSRESETLNWPYPPNVPLVTPKSSTFGISISSKFGSVDLEVDFENSGDNSSELLVSLQEIDMRYGSMEFQELFLSIRSLMVSICEKKDEKDSLLVLSSGNLSSPISAVGEESVSGPSNEFDQHSDAALSGDACFAMHYESPGTDLLCHKCIMYLNNTDIHCYPHIVGLFVGFFNKLSSYNINFENSACSDTSEVSNILSTLGSQKFGFSNYFEFGSSDSACIPVDHFPFVTIHNTDSLHNLESALIYAIPEWRKYFTLRDKKIRCSKINMRRRSRFSHISPSKSRPNSGYLKESGIASISNVISIELHVCGIRVHFHDSSCIIGTIMVPTSKSCLLFCEESFDISSSFEGLVLTSSWWGRNFQDYLWGPCSNLSPILNVRVRKGKNISSTIGLEVSISVQHVYCMLPSEYLSIIIGYFSLAEWGGDSSGRSPVVEQSDVYVKNEMSITVKFEVLDSTLIFPVESNEYQYLKVEMRQLYGSFIENSGFDNILKSIPPECLVPVQKLAKRNNCVNVFARDVYLLFVLCKNDMYGSATIEQNTEFVLNTLIAPINADVWVRIPYGETSCNSSSSSICCMTNISSCYIIAEESNFLDGCLALLDVIDEFSTVEDKSKCFQSDLLQFLDLKRSLKATGAISTTPGVMILTEIKCHTQSLLISFCHKKEDSVELIAKGDFQFICSASLVNDSLVSIDVGFSTLVLYSPHDSMLAKFSSAPCSTLVLEISFSKSLDSQNEVSLSLSSLDVWLHLCEWTEVLKFLNHLSVSLDKSVSTDATPKSLSFNAADSVKMTARCDASNFLDSDINSSQFTSQEAENVVLMIVKSNLISISFHIPVWVSEEPCMEFQLSEGLKVTPLSASSDLVEEKDANFLTVTFNMNGFEFFMSSRDFHLKSNMEKLSCVIMTLENGRYTSSPLCDIFQVHVEAVLCKNPTNTAESRVEIICDHSDVWLSHPAFYLWGAIKFDIPRSGSSQYSASGIAFKFNMRKVSILLTDGKWSYNGAQIEILVRNILFHVKTSEKLMECSVTGDLQVNYNNIEKVSWEPFIEPWQLLLTLVREQETSTVLSMSVPTEIIFKSTTQLNINITESLVECVSRTTEMLLDALGLVGLNNYDGNKLIHSPYAELMCTRRCGAPYVLQNLTSVPLLYHVYHGPLNPDELYDSNEKYGKYVNPGSTIPIYMDENTEERLSRYRPSHSSDSLNDQRLNGFAHHYITVQLEGTPMPSNPMSMDLVGVTYFEVNFSKTYNENDEDGRMSTGPTFIVPVVFDVSVLRYSKLIRIYSTVVLQNATSIPLELRFDIPFGVSPTILDPIHPGKQLPLPLHLAEAGFVRWRPMGSSYLWSEAHNLSNLLSVNSRVGNLKSFVCYPSHPSSHPFRCCLSVKNISLTSSGWMNSNISADDEKKRYIHHLILSAPLTISNYLPKEVLLVSESSGVNHTVRVSEVETSVYHIDPSHDLGVEICIDGFKHSDFKFPRLENFCTLAKFSETETKFSLSETLIFEPTNSDGHMYVTVEKVIDAYSGSREVIIYVPFILYNCMGFPMCIKETTSGSNQRGFVIPSYYDFCENETISTKKDGLSLLSSSHELHAEVPLNPRSYLKNHTISCREDVTANTSSFPGGSLLFSGNYHGSLGRQRRKSGSTNGISSLGRSKNTAISIIQSTWKDFGSGNQEHGKVGPCMYSPAANSAINEILVKLSRYFPGDASEQLPFSLWSSPFSLLPPSGSSTILVPQLASNSAFIVAVTSNTIGEQYTGRTNAITFQPRFVISNACSKEISYKQKGTDVIFYLGIGEHAHLHWTDMTRELLVSICYNESGWQWSGSFLPDHLGDTQLKMRNIVFGTSDMIRVEVQNADISMGDEKIIGSIKGNSGTNLILLSDDDTGYMPYRIDNFSKEVGLYSLFHYYTMWNLNNLESEGYCY, from the exons ATGGAGAAAGAATCAGATTTGGATGATATTCTGAATTATCGATCTGCTGCAGAATATGCTATGCGG GAATTACTTTCAGGGTGTTCTGCTCCTAACAATGGGAGGATGCACATTGATATTCCTACAGAAAAGTCGTCCATAGATGACCATGCAGTCAAATCACGGGGATGGTTGAATTGGTTATCTCGTGGTATGCTTGGTGCTGGTGGAACTGATGATTCCAGTCAATTTTCAGGAGTTGTGTCATTTGATGTTGAG GATATATCTGAGGCAACAGAATTTCATCCTGTAGTTTCATCCAGTCTTGACATTGCTACAAAGCATGAATTATGCACATTGGCATTGAAGATTGCAATTAATCAGATTTCTACAACCCTGCGTAGCAA GAGGTATGGTAAAGCAATTGCAGAAATAATTCTTGAAGGTGGGATTGTTGAGTCTAAGCTCTACAAAGAACATGGAGTTTTTTTATCCAAATTCAAGTTCGCGAAAGTAGTTCTTCCAAATAGCCAGGAAGTGATTGTACATATTAGAAGG CCTTTCATTGAAAATAATACATCAGATATTGACGATCATGCATGCAGCATTCAAGTAGATTTTTCATCTGATGGAGATACAGCCATGTCAGTAAAG GGAGTGCTTCAACAAATTCAAGTGATGTTTGATGGGAGCATCTTTTTGAATCTGCTGGAGTTCTATGATGTCTTTACAACTTTCAAATTTCATAATGAAAGG GTGCTGTTGTCACTGAATGAAATGAAAAATGACAACGCTCGGCTCTTATCCAAAGCAGA ATATGTTTTCGCGAACAATAAGAAAGTTATGTGGGAAATTACTATCTTTGATGTTTCTGTTAATATTCCGTGGAGGAATACAGCAGCAAAATATTGCAACTTG TTGATGAATTCAAGGTCTTTATGCTTGAAATCAACTGAGAATCTTGAATCGTTCTCTTCAAATGATGAGGACCACCAACCCTACTGTGTGAAGAGCTTTTTAAATTCGATATCTGCATCAGATATTTGTATAGGAATCCAACTTCAAGATTTGTACAATTATTTTGATGTTAGACTCGATGATTTCCAG ATCACTTTAATTGGTTCTGACCAGTCAGAAAAGGTTTCTATTCTACAGAAATTGAGTGCAACATTCTTCCTGGCATCTTGTGTAATCCCGGATGAATCCATTTTGAAACAGTTGGAG GTCTATGTTTTCATAGCACCATTTAAAGCACACTTCTCTCCTTCCATATATGGTGCAATCTTAGAATTGATCACTTATCAAGGAACCTTGCATCTGAGCAGGGAATCTGAAACCTTGAACTGGCCTTATCCTCCTAATGTGCCTTTGGTTACGCCAAAATCTTCCACTTTTGGAATATCCATTAGTTCAAAATTTGGCTCAGTTGATCTGGAAGTGGACTTTGAAAATAGTGGAGATAACAGCTCAGAGCTCTTGGTTTCCCTACAAGAAATAGACATGCG GTATGGTTCAATGGAATTTCAGGAGTTATTTCTTAGTATAAGATCTTTAATGGTCTCTATTTGTGAAAAGAAAGATGAAAAAGACAGCCTTTTGGTTCTTTCCTCTGGGAATTTATCTTCTCCTATTAGTGCAGTTGGAGAAGAGTCTGTTTCTGGACCAAGTAATGAATTTGATCAACATTCTGATGCAGCTTTATCTGGTGATGCATGTTTTGCAATGCATTATGAATCTCCTGGAACTGATTTACTTTGTCACAAGTGTATTATGTACCTAAATAATACTGACATCCACTGTTACCCACATATTGTGGGACTTTTTGTTGGATTCTTCAATAAGTTGTCTTCCTATAATATCAATTTTGAGAACTCTGCTTGCAGTGATACTTCTGAGGTTTCAAACATTTTATCAACTCTTGGGTCACAGAAGTTTGGCTTCTCAAATTATTTCGAATTTGGTTCCTCTGATTCTGCATGCATTCCAGTGGATCATTTTCCATTTGTTACAATTCACAATACTGACTCTCTGCATAATCTAGAGAGTGCACTTATATATGCCATTCCTGAGTGGAGAAAATATTTTACTCTGAGGGACAAAAAAATTAGATGTTCCAAAATTAACATGAGAAGAAGGTCCAGATTTTCCCACATTTCACCCTCAAAGTCCAGACCCAATTCTGGATATCTAAAGGAATCTGGGATTGCGAGTATCTCTAACGTTATTTCTATAGAGCTGCATGTTTGCGGAATACGAGTACATTTTCACGACTCATCATGCATTATTGGAACAATAATGGTACCTACATCTAAATCCTGTCTCTTATTTTGTGAAGAAAGCTTTGATATTTCGTCTTCTTTCGAAGGATTGGTTCTCACATCATCTTGGTGGGGCCGGAATTTCCAAGATTATCTATGGGGTCCCTGCTCAAATTTATCTCCTATTTTGAATGTGCGTGTCAGGAAAGGAAAGAACATATCTTCAACTATTGGGTTGGAAGTAAGTATTAGTGTTCAGCATGTGTACTGCATGTTACCCTCTGAGTATCTCTCCATCATCATTGGTTACTTTTCATTAGCTGAATGGGGTGGTGATTCAAGTGGTAGATCTCCTGTAGTGGAGCAGAGCGATGTATATGTTAAAAATGAAATGAGTATCACAGTAAAGTTTGAGGTCTTGGACTCTACTCTTATTTTTCCAGTGGAGAGTAATGAATACCAATATCTAAAGGTTGAAATGCGGCAGTTATATGGTAGTTTTATTGAGAATTCTGGTTTTGACAACATATTGAAGAGCATCCCTCCTGAATGTTTAGTTCCTGTTCAGAAGCTTGCCAAGAGGAATAATTGTGTAAATGTGTTTGCCCGGGATGTCTACCTATTATTTGTTTTGTGCAAGAATGATATGTATGGATCAGCAACAATTGAACAAAATACTGAGTTTGTGTTAAATACTTTAATTGCCCCCATAAATGCTGATGTTTGGGTTAGAATTCCATATGGTGAGACTAGTTGCAACAGCTCTTCATCGTCCATATGTTGCATGACAAACATCAGCAGTTGTTATATTATTGCTGAAG AGAGTAATTTTTTGGATGGATGTTTGGCCCTATTGGATGTTATTGATGAGTTCTCCACTGTTGAAGATAAATCAAAATGTTTCCAATCAGATCTTCTGCAATTCCTAGATTTGAAGAGAAGTTTAAAGGCAACTGGTGCCATTTCAACGACTCCGGGTGTGATGATATTGACAGAAATAAAATGTCACACTCAGTCTTTGTTGATAAGCTTCTGTCACAAAAAAGAAGATTCTGTTGAACTAATAGCTAAGGGTGATTTCCAATTTATTTGCTCTGCATCCTTGGTAAATGATTCACTGGTTTCGATAGATGTAGGTTTCTCCACCCTTGTGTTATACTCCCCACACGATTCTATGTTAGCAAAATTCAGTTCAGCTCCCTGTTCCACATTAGTACTtgaaatatctttttctaaatcTTTGGACAGTCAGAATGAAGTCAGCCTCAGTCTTTCGTCTCTTGATGTTTGGCTTCATCTGTGTGAGTGGACTGAGGTTCTTAAATTCCTCAATCATTTGAGTGTAAGTTTGGACAAAAGTGTTTCTACAGATGCAACACCCAAGAGCTTGTCTTTCAATGCTGCTGATTCTGTAAAAATGACAGCAAGATGTGATGCTTCCAATTTCCTTGATTCTGACATTAACTCATCGCAGTTTACATCACAAGAAGCAGAGAATGTTGTTTTAATGATTGTTAAGTCGAACCTCATTTCTATTTCATTTCACATCCCTGTCTGGGTTAGTGAAGAACCTTGCATGGAATTTCAGCTTTCTGAAGGTCTCAAAGTGACACCTTTAAGTGCATCCTCTGATTTGGTTGAAGAGAAAGACGCAAACTTCTTGACAGTGACTTTTAACAtgaatggttttgaatttttcatgAGTAGCAGAGATTTCCATCTGAAGTCCAACATGGAAAAATTGAGCTGTGTAATAATGACTCTTGAGAATGGAAGATATACATCTTCGCCTCTTTGTGATATCTTTCAGGTTCATGTGGAGGCTGTACTGTGCAAGAACCCAACAAACACAGCCGAGTCCAGGGTGGAGATTATATGTGATCATTCAGATGTGTGGCTTTCACATCCTGCATTCTATTTATGGGGTGCTATAAAATTCGACATTCCCAGATCTGGCTCTTCCCAGTATTCTGCTAGTGGCATTGCTTTCAAGTTTAATATGAGGAAAGTCTCTATTCTGCTAACAGATGGAAAG TGGAGCTATAATGGGGCACAGATTGAGATTCTAGTCAGAAACATCCTCTTTCATGTAAAGACAAGCGAAAAACTTATGGAATGTTCAGTTACTGGTGATCTTCAAGTTAATTACAATAATATTGAGAAGGTGTCGTGGGAGCCTTTTATTGAACCTTGGCAGCTTCTATTGACTTTAGTTAGAGAACAAGAAACGAGTACTGTGCTGAGTATGTCTGTTCCAACAGAAATCATTTTCAAGTCTACTACTCAGCTGAACATTAATATCACAGAATCCTTAGTTGAG TGTGTTTCACGCACAACTGAGATGCTCTTGGATGCGCTGGGGCTGGTAGGATTGAATAATTATGATGGCAACAAACTTATCCATTCGCCATATGCTGAGCTCATGTGTACGAGAAGATGTGGTGCTCCCTATGTCCTACAAAACCTAACTTCCGTTCCTCTTCTATATCATGTATATCATGGTCCTTTAAATCCTGATGAACTTTATGATTCCAATGAGAAATATGGAAAATATGTAAACCCAGGTTCCACAATTCCAATATACATGGATGAAAACACTGAAGAGCGGCTTTCACGTTACAGGCCTTCTCATTCTTCTGATAGTCTAAATGATCAGAGGCTAAATGGTTTTGCTCATCATTATATAACTGTGCAGCTTGAAGGAACACCTATGCCATCTAACCCAATGTCAATGGATTTAGTAGGAGTTACATACTTTGAGGTTAATTTCTCCAAGACATACAATGAAAATGACGAGGATGGTAGAATGAGTACAGGGCCTACTTTCATTGTTCCCGTTGTTTTTGACGTTTCAGTGCTGCGCTATAGCAAGTTAATTCGAATATACTCCACT GTTGTACTCCAAAATGCAACTTCTATTCCTCTTGAGCTGCGGTTTGATATTCCATTTGGTGTGTCACCGACG ATATTAGATCCGATACACCCAGGGAAACAGTTACCACTTCCACTGCACTTGGCTGAAGCTGGTTTTGTAAGGTGGCGGCCTATGGGGAGCTCTTATTTGTGGAGTGAAGCTCACAACCTCTCAAATCTTCTATCAGTGAATAGCAGAGTAGGAAATTTAAAATCATTTGTCTGCTATCCATCTCACCCAAGTAGTCATCCATTTCGTTGCTGCCTATCAGTTAAGAATATCAGCTTGACTTCATCTGGTTGGATGAACAGTAATATCTCTGCAGATGATGAAAAAAAGCGTTATATTCATCACTTGATCCTAAGTGCTCCTTTAACAATTAGCAACTACCTTCCTAAGGAAGTTTTGTTGGTTAGTGAAAGTTCAGGGGTAAATCATACTGTGAGGGTTTCAGAG GTGGAAACTTCTGTTTATCATATTGATCCCTCTCATGATCTAGGAGTGGAGATCTGCATTGACGGATTTAAACATTCTGATTTCAAGTTTCCTCGTTTAGAAAATTTCTGCACACTGGCCAAGTTCAGTGAAACTGAAACCAAGTTTTCACTGTCTGAAACCCTGATATTTGAACCAACTAATTCAGACG GTCATATGTATGTTACAGTGGAGAAGGTGATAGATGCATATTCTGGTAGCAGGGAAGTAATAATATATGTTCCTTTCATCTTATATAACTGCATGGGTTTTCCTATGTGTATAAAAGAAACAACTAGTGGGTCAAATCAGAGGGGATTTGTTATTCCTTCGTATTATGATTTTTGTGAAAACGAAACAATTTCTACAAAAAAGGATGGTCTCTCTCTCCTGTCATCCAGCCATGAGTTACATGCTGAAGTTCCTCTTAACCCAAGGAGTTATTTGAAGAATCATACCATCTCATGCAGAGAGGATGTTACTGCAAACACTTCGAGCTTCCCAGGTGGTTCCTTATTATTCTCTGGTAACTACCATGGAAGTTTAGGAAGACAACGAAGGAAAAGTGGTTCTACAAATGGGATTTCATCTTTAGGAAGATCGAAGAATACAGCCATCTCCATTATCCAGTCAACTTGGAAGGATTTTGGTTCCGGTAATCAGGAGCATGGAAAGGTTGGGCCATGTATGTATTCTCCTGCCGCTAATTCTGCTataaatgagattttggttaAATTAAGTAGATATTTCCCTGGAGATGCTAGCGAACAGTTGCCATTTTCTTTGTGGTCAAGTCCATTTTCTCTGCTACCACCAAGTGGTTCAAGTACGATTCTTGTTCCTCAGTTAGCGTCAAATTCTGCATTCATTGTAGCTGTGACTTCTAACACAATTGGTGAACAATATACTGGGAGGACAAATGCAATCACTTTCCAGCCTAG ATTTGTAATCAGCAATGCATGCAGCAAGGAAATATCTTACAAACAGAAGGGAActgatgtaattttttatttaggaATAGGGGAACATGCTCATCTTCATTGGACAGATATGACTAG